A single window of Synechococcus sp. CBW1004 DNA harbors:
- the mnmA gene encoding tRNA 2-thiouridine(34) synthase MnmA, which yields MAAGPAEPVQAVLQRLSDWPGEKRVAVGLSGGVDSSLTAALLEAAGWQVEGLTLWLMSGKGACCAEGLVDAAALCEQLGVPHHVVDFREHFRAQIVDFLVEGYGQGITPLPCSRCNRNVKFGPMLEWAERERGIARIATGHYARVRPGDASDALPVPGDGRGRAQLLRGLDAHKDQSYFLYDLPVGQLDRLVFPLGELTKQDTRAEAARRGLRTAAKPESQDLCLADHHGSMRAFLDAHLPPRQGEIVLVDGTVVGRHDGIEHFTIGQRKGLGVAWSEPLHVVRLDGAFNRVVVAPRSAAARASCTVGAVNWSAIAPPTQPLEVEVQVRYRSGAVPARLTPLSATESDIQAERPHRCRLDFAEEQFSITPGQAAVFYAGEVLLGGGLIQPEA from the coding sequence ATGGCCGCCGGACCGGCCGAGCCGGTGCAGGCTGTGCTGCAGCGCCTCTCCGACTGGCCGGGCGAGAAGCGGGTGGCCGTGGGCCTCTCCGGCGGCGTCGACAGCTCCCTCACGGCGGCATTGCTCGAGGCGGCAGGCTGGCAGGTGGAGGGGCTCACGCTGTGGCTGATGAGCGGCAAGGGCGCCTGCTGCGCCGAAGGCCTGGTGGATGCGGCCGCCCTCTGCGAGCAGCTGGGCGTGCCCCATCACGTGGTCGATTTCCGCGAGCACTTCCGCGCGCAGATCGTTGATTTCCTGGTGGAGGGCTACGGCCAGGGGATCACGCCCCTGCCCTGCTCCCGCTGCAACCGCAACGTCAAGTTCGGCCCGATGCTGGAGTGGGCCGAGCGCGAGCGGGGCATCGCGCGCATCGCCACCGGCCACTACGCCCGCGTGCGGCCCGGCGACGCCTCCGATGCCCTGCCGGTACCGGGCGACGGCCGCGGCAGGGCCCAGCTGCTGCGCGGCCTCGATGCGCACAAGGATCAGAGCTATTTCCTCTATGACCTGCCGGTCGGGCAGCTGGATCGGCTGGTGTTCCCCCTGGGTGAACTGACCAAGCAGGACACCCGGGCCGAGGCCGCCCGCCGGGGCCTGCGCACCGCCGCCAAGCCCGAGAGCCAGGACCTCTGCCTGGCGGATCACCACGGTTCGATGCGCGCCTTCCTCGACGCACACCTGCCGCCGAGGCAGGGCGAGATCGTGCTGGTCGACGGCACCGTGGTGGGCCGTCACGACGGCATCGAGCACTTCACCATCGGCCAGCGCAAGGGGCTCGGGGTGGCCTGGAGCGAGCCGCTGCACGTGGTGCGGCTGGATGGCGCCTTCAATCGGGTGGTGGTAGCCCCCCGTTCCGCCGCGGCACGGGCCTCCTGCACGGTGGGAGCGGTGAACTGGAGTGCGATCGCCCCGCCGACGCAGCCGCTCGAGGTGGAGGTGCAGGTGCGCTATCGCAGCGGCGCCGTTCCGGCACGGCTCACTCCTCTGAGCGCCACCGAGAGCGACATCCAGGCCGAGCGGCCCCATCGCTGCCGCCTCGACTTCGCCGAGGAGCAGTTCTCGATCACCCCGGGACAGGCCGCGGTGTTCTACGCCGGTGAGGTGCTGCTGGGGGGCGGGCTGATCCAGCCGGAAGCCTGA
- a CDS encoding 2Fe-2S iron-sulfur cluster-binding protein gives MPEPIAARESSAAQPDPSTTADASGRNVLVRWPDGRESRESVGCDWLAAAQAGGQSIPTGCLGGSCGACEIEVNGQVVRACVATVPASRAGVLRVELASDPYW, from the coding sequence ATGCCGGAGCCGATTGCCGCGAGGGAGTCCTCTGCCGCCCAGCCTGACCCCTCCACCACAGCTGATGCTTCCGGCCGGAACGTCCTGGTCCGCTGGCCCGATGGCCGCGAGTCCCGTGAGAGCGTCGGCTGCGACTGGCTGGCGGCCGCCCAGGCGGGCGGGCAGTCGATTCCCACCGGCTGCCTGGGGGGCAGCTGCGGCGCCTGTGAGATCGAGGTGAATGGCCAGGTGGTGCGGGCCTGCGTCGCCACCGTGCCCGCCAGCCGCGCGGGAGTTCTGCGGGTGGAGCTGGCCAGCGATCCCTACTGGTGA
- a CDS encoding Npun_F0494 family protein: protein MSVSDLSDACALERARLNLRCLPFRRAFYGALGDVALSSTELAGRVDADGLLFRQASADQLEDAFIWLIRLGVLRREVDGQGLTERVRLTPLGRQVLERWPGEIPRAGVQARVRCWLQRHWPRL, encoded by the coding sequence TTGTCCGTCTCCGATCTCAGCGATGCATGCGCCCTGGAGCGGGCGCGCCTCAATCTGCGCTGCCTGCCCTTTCGTCGCGCCTTCTATGGTGCGCTCGGTGATGTTGCGCTGAGCAGCACGGAGCTCGCCGGTCGCGTCGATGCCGATGGCCTGCTGTTCCGACAGGCTTCGGCTGATCAGCTCGAGGATGCCTTCATCTGGTTGATCCGCCTCGGGGTGCTGCGCCGCGAGGTGGATGGCCAGGGCCTCACCGAGCGGGTGCGGCTCACCCCGCTGGGCCGTCAGGTGCTGGAGCGCTGGCCCGGGGAAATTCCCCGTGCCGGTGTGCAGGCGAGAGTGCGCTGCTGGCTGCAGCGGCACTGGCCGAGGCTCTGA
- a CDS encoding nucleoside triphosphate pyrophosphatase — protein sequence MLLLASASPARRRLLEQAGIPHRVRVSGVDEEAIRDSDPLRLVQRLAEAKAEAVAEAVCTPLTTWRSLLEEPGDTGADSAPLSSAFAGGATMESGSVAARSSDGQDCDAVLGCDSLLVFEGEVFGKPADPAEAVARWQRMSGGRAELHTGHCLLRPGREPLLATVTTGVVFAAVDRATIEAYVATGEPLACAGGFALEGRGSLLVERIEGCCSNVIGLSLPLLRRWLGGFPGS from the coding sequence ATGTTGCTGCTCGCCTCCGCCTCTCCCGCCCGCCGCCGCCTGCTGGAACAGGCGGGCATCCCCCATCGGGTGAGGGTCAGCGGCGTGGATGAGGAGGCGATCCGCGATTCCGATCCGCTGCGCCTGGTGCAGCGTCTGGCGGAGGCCAAGGCTGAAGCGGTGGCTGAGGCCGTGTGCACACCGCTGACGACCTGGAGAAGCCTCCTGGAGGAGCCGGGAGACACAGGCGCCGACTCTGCGCCCCTGTCCAGCGCGTTCGCCGGGGGAGCCACGATGGAGAGCGGATCGGTCGCGGCACGCAGCAGTGACGGGCAGGACTGCGATGCGGTGCTCGGCTGCGACTCGCTGCTCGTCTTCGAGGGCGAGGTGTTTGGCAAGCCCGCGGATCCCGCCGAGGCGGTGGCTCGCTGGCAGAGAATGAGCGGGGGGCGGGCGGAGCTGCACACCGGCCACTGCCTGCTGCGTCCAGGCCGGGAGCCGCTGCTGGCCACGGTGACCACCGGGGTGGTGTTCGCCGCGGTGGACCGCGCCACGATCGAGGCCTATGTGGCCACCGGCGAACCGCTGGCCTGCGCCGGAGGATTCGCACTGGAGGGACGCGGCTCGCTGCTCGTGGAGCGGATCGAGGGGTGCTGCAGCAATGTGATCGGCCTCAGCCTGCCGCTGCTGCGCCGCTGGCTGGGGGGCTTTCCAGGGAGCTGA
- the psbC gene encoding photosystem II reaction center protein CP43 has translation METPFNSGLVSVGGKDLDSTGYAWWAGNARLINLSGRLLGAHVAHAGLMVFWAGAMMLFEVSHFTFDKPMYEQGLILFPHVATLGYGVGPGGEVTDLYPFFVVGVLHLISSAVLGLGGLYHALRGPEILENYSSFFSQDWRDKNQMTNIIGYHLILLGVGALLLVFKAMFFGGVYDTWAPGGGDVRLITNPTLDPGVIFGYLTKAPFGGEGWIIGVNSMEDIIGGHIWIGLICIFGGIWHAVTKPFGWVRRAFIWNGEAYLSYSLGALSFMSFIASAYIWFNNTAYPSEFYGPTNAEASQAQSFTFLVRDQRLGANIGSAMGPTGLGKYLMRSPTGEIIFGGETMRFWDFRGPWLEPLRGPNGLSLDKLQNDIQPWQVRRAAEYMTHAPNASLNSVGGIITEPNSVNFVNIRQWLASTQFVLAFFFLVGHLWHAGRARAAAAGFEKGIDRQAEPTLAMPDLD, from the coding sequence GTGGAAACGCCCTTTAATTCCGGTCTTGTCTCCGTCGGGGGCAAGGACCTCGATTCCACCGGCTATGCCTGGTGGGCCGGCAATGCCCGCCTGATCAACCTGTCCGGCCGTCTGCTGGGTGCCCATGTGGCCCACGCCGGTCTGATGGTGTTCTGGGCCGGCGCCATGATGCTGTTCGAGGTGAGCCACTTCACCTTCGACAAGCCGATGTACGAGCAGGGCCTGATCCTGTTCCCGCACGTCGCCACCCTCGGTTACGGCGTGGGCCCCGGCGGTGAGGTCACCGACCTCTATCCGTTCTTCGTCGTCGGCGTGCTGCACCTGATCAGCTCCGCCGTGCTCGGCCTGGGCGGTCTGTATCACGCCCTGCGCGGTCCCGAGATCCTGGAGAACTACTCCTCCTTCTTCTCGCAGGACTGGCGCGACAAGAATCAGATGACCAACATCATCGGTTACCACCTCATCCTTCTCGGTGTGGGTGCGCTGCTGCTGGTGTTCAAGGCCATGTTCTTCGGCGGTGTCTACGACACCTGGGCTCCCGGTGGCGGCGACGTGCGTCTGATCACCAACCCCACCCTCGACCCGGGTGTGATCTTCGGCTACCTCACCAAAGCCCCCTTCGGTGGTGAGGGCTGGATCATCGGGGTCAACTCGATGGAGGACATCATCGGTGGCCACATCTGGATCGGCCTGATCTGCATCTTCGGTGGCATCTGGCACGCCGTCACCAAGCCCTTCGGTTGGGTGCGCCGCGCCTTCATCTGGAACGGTGAGGCCTATCTGAGCTACAGCCTCGGCGCCCTGAGCTTCATGAGCTTCATCGCCTCGGCCTACATCTGGTTCAACAACACCGCCTATCCCTCCGAGTTCTACGGCCCCACCAACGCCGAAGCCTCGCAGGCCCAGAGCTTCACCTTCCTGGTGCGAGACCAGCGCCTCGGCGCCAACATCGGTTCGGCCATGGGCCCCACCGGTCTCGGCAAGTACCTGATGCGCTCGCCCACCGGTGAGATCATCTTCGGCGGTGAGACCATGCGCTTCTGGGATTTCCGTGGCCCCTGGCTGGAGCCCCTGCGTGGTCCCAACGGTCTGAGCCTCGACAAGCTGCAGAACGACATCCAGCCCTGGCAGGTGCGTCGTGCGGCTGAGTACATGACCCACGCCCCCAATGCGTCTCTGAACTCCGTCGGCGGCATCATCACCGAGCCCAACTCGGTGAACTTCGTCAACATCCGCCAGTGGCTGGCTTCGACCCAGTTCGTGCTCGCCTTCTTCTTCCTGGTGGGTCACCTCTGGCACGCCGGTCGCGCTCGCGCTGCCGCCGCCGGTTTCGAGAAGGGCATCGACCGTCAGGCCGAGCCCACCCTGGCCATGCCGGATCTCGACTGA
- the psbD gene encoding photosystem II D2 protein (photosystem q(a) protein), whose translation MTIAVGRAPAARGWFDVLDDWLKRDRFVFVGWSGLLLFPTAYLALGGWLTGTTFATSWYTHGIASSYLEGCNFLTAAVSTPADAMGHSLLLLWGPEAQGDFVRWVQLGGLWPFVALHGAFALIGFMLRQFEIARLVGIRPYNAIAFSGPIAVFVSVFLMYPLGQSSWFFAPSFGVAAIFRFLLFLQGFHNWTLNPFHMMGVAGILGGALLCAIHGATVENTLFEDGEQANTFRAFEPTQEEETYSMVTANRFWSQIFGIAFSNKRWLHFFMLFVPVMGLWTSSIGIIGLALNLRAYDFVSQEIRAAEDPEFETFYTKNILLNEGLRAWMAPADQPHENFVFPEEVLPRGNAL comes from the coding sequence ATGACGATCGCTGTAGGGCGCGCACCGGCAGCTCGCGGATGGTTCGACGTCCTCGATGACTGGCTCAAGCGCGACCGCTTTGTTTTCGTGGGGTGGTCCGGTCTTCTGCTGTTCCCCACCGCCTACCTGGCGCTGGGCGGCTGGCTGACCGGCACCACCTTCGCCACCTCCTGGTACACCCACGGCATCGCCAGCTCGTACCTGGAGGGCTGCAACTTCCTCACCGCCGCCGTCAGCACCCCCGCTGACGCGATGGGCCACAGCCTGCTGCTGCTCTGGGGCCCCGAGGCCCAGGGCGACTTCGTGCGCTGGGTCCAGCTGGGCGGCCTCTGGCCCTTCGTGGCCCTGCACGGCGCCTTCGCGCTGATCGGCTTCATGCTGCGTCAGTTCGAGATTGCCCGTCTGGTGGGCATCCGCCCGTACAACGCGATCGCCTTCTCCGGCCCGATCGCGGTGTTCGTGAGCGTGTTCCTGATGTATCCGCTCGGTCAGAGCAGCTGGTTCTTCGCGCCCAGTTTCGGCGTGGCGGCCATCTTCCGCTTCCTGCTGTTCCTGCAGGGCTTCCACAACTGGACGCTGAACCCCTTCCACATGATGGGAGTGGCCGGCATCCTGGGCGGTGCCCTGCTGTGCGCCATCCACGGCGCGACGGTGGAGAACACGCTGTTCGAGGACGGCGAGCAGGCCAACACCTTCCGGGCCTTCGAGCCGACGCAGGAGGAGGAGACCTACTCGATGGTGACGGCGAACCGCTTCTGGAGCCAGATCTTCGGGATCGCGTTCTCCAACAAGCGCTGGCTGCACTTCTTCATGCTGTTCGTGCCGGTGATGGGTCTGTGGACCAGCAGCATCGGCATCATCGGTCTGGCGCTGAACCTGCGCGCCTATGACTTCGTGAGTCAGGAGATCCGCGCGGCGGAGGACCCCGAGTTCGAGACGTTCTACACCAAGAACATTCTTCTGAACGAGGGCCTGCGCGCCTGGATGGCCCCAGCGGATCAGCCGCACGAAAACTTCGTCTTCCCTGAAGAGGTTCTGCCCCGTGGAAACGCCCTTTAA
- a CDS encoding photosystem I assembly protein Ycf4 has product MNSATDTVLEQSVLGSRRLSNLLVAAAVSIGGIGFLLASASSRLGRDLLPVGHAADLIWVPQGLVMGLYGIAAVLLATYLWLVIVLDVGSGINRFDRASGEALIRRRGFRQTIEVAIPLRDIQAVKVEVRDGLSPRRRLSLRVQGRRDLPLTRVGEPMPLAEVELAGANLARFLGVPLEGL; this is encoded by the coding sequence ATGAACAGCGCGACCGACACGGTGCTGGAGCAGTCGGTGCTCGGCTCCCGCCGCCTCTCCAACCTGCTGGTGGCCGCTGCGGTCAGCATCGGCGGCATCGGTTTCCTGCTGGCGAGCGCCTCGAGCCGCCTCGGCCGCGATCTGCTGCCGGTGGGCCACGCCGCCGATCTCATCTGGGTGCCCCAGGGCCTGGTGATGGGGCTCTACGGCATCGCGGCCGTGCTGCTGGCCACCTATCTGTGGCTCGTGATCGTGCTCGATGTCGGTTCGGGCATCAACCGCTTCGACCGCGCCAGCGGCGAGGCGCTGATCCGCCGCCGCGGCTTCCGTCAGACCATCGAGGTGGCGATTCCGCTGCGCGACATCCAGGCGGTGAAGGTGGAAGTGCGCGATGGACTGAGCCCCCGCCGTCGCCTCTCCCTGCGCGTGCAGGGGCGCCGCGACCTGCCCCTGACCCGCGTCGGTGAGCCGATGCCCCTGGCCGAGGTGGAACTGGCGGGAGCCAATCTGGCCCGTTTCCTCGGCGTTCCCCTCGAAGGCCTCTGA
- a CDS encoding peptidylprolyl isomerase, protein MTRSDDHGRRWSALLRPVLLAALISLLPLSLAACSPDAGSRPLGCASASTPCLQGKAVVSLETSRGVVQITVDGNDAPLTAGNFVDLVKRGVYNGTAFHRVVREPLPFVVQGGDPSSADPKVPAANHGMGSFIDPATGEARLIPLELKLKRNGELRYGQPITAAAQSRDLELTHQRGAVAMARSSDPNSASAQFYVALEALPELDGRYAVFGRVTSGMDVIDRIQQGDRIIKATVLQGGTLVKGES, encoded by the coding sequence ATGACCCGTTCCGATGACCACGGCCGCCGCTGGTCGGCACTGCTGCGGCCCGTTCTCCTGGCTGCCCTGATCAGCCTGCTGCCGCTGTCGCTGGCCGCCTGCAGCCCGGACGCCGGCAGTCGCCCGCTCGGTTGCGCCAGCGCCTCCACCCCCTGCCTGCAGGGCAAGGCGGTCGTCTCGCTCGAAACCAGCAGAGGGGTCGTGCAGATCACCGTCGATGGCAATGACGCCCCGCTGACGGCCGGCAATTTCGTCGATCTGGTCAAGCGCGGCGTGTACAACGGCACCGCTTTCCACCGGGTGGTGCGCGAACCGTTGCCCTTCGTGGTGCAGGGGGGAGATCCCAGCAGCGCCGATCCGAAGGTGCCGGCCGCGAACCACGGCATGGGCAGCTTCATCGATCCCGCCACCGGTGAGGCCAGGCTGATTCCCCTGGAGCTCAAGCTGAAGCGCAATGGCGAGCTGCGCTACGGCCAGCCGATCACCGCCGCGGCCCAGAGCCGTGATCTGGAGCTCACCCACCAACGCGGCGCCGTGGCAATGGCGCGCTCCAGCGACCCGAACTCGGCCAGCGCTCAGTTCTATGTGGCTCTCGAGGCCCTGCCGGAACTGGATGGGCGCTACGCAGTGTTCGGCCGGGTGACCAGCGGCATGGACGTGATCGACCGGATCCAGCAGGGCGACCGCATCATCAAGGCGACGGTGCTGCAGGGCGGCACCCTGGTGAAGGGCGAGAGCTGA
- the ilvN gene encoding acetolactate synthase small subunit has product MKHTLSVLVEDESGALSRISGLFARRGFNIESLAVGPAENRGVSRLTMVVEGDDRTVEQMTKQLDKLVNVLGVIDLSTIPAVERELMLLKVSAPAENRSAIFDLVQVFRAKVVDVADDALTLEVVGDPGKLVALERLLESYGILEIARTGKVALERASGVNTEWLKATASVKRVPA; this is encoded by the coding sequence ATGAAGCACACCCTTTCGGTGCTGGTCGAAGACGAGTCCGGTGCCCTCAGTCGTATCTCGGGGCTGTTCGCCCGCCGGGGCTTCAACATCGAGAGCCTGGCGGTGGGGCCGGCCGAGAACCGCGGCGTCTCGCGCCTGACGATGGTGGTGGAAGGTGACGACCGCACCGTCGAGCAGATGACCAAGCAGCTCGACAAGCTGGTCAACGTGCTGGGGGTGATCGATCTCTCGACGATTCCGGCGGTGGAGCGCGAGCTGATGTTGCTGAAGGTGTCGGCCCCTGCGGAGAACCGCAGCGCCATCTTCGATCTGGTGCAGGTGTTCCGCGCCAAGGTGGTGGATGTGGCCGATGACGCCCTGACCCTCGAGGTGGTGGGCGATCCGGGCAAGCTGGTGGCCCTGGAACGGCTGCTGGAGAGCTACGGCATCCTCGAGATCGCCCGCACCGGCAAGGTGGCTCTGGAGCGGGCCTCAGGGGTGAACACCGAGTGGCTCAAGGCCACCGCCTCGGTCAAGCGCGTCCCGGCCTGA
- a CDS encoding alpha/beta fold hydrolase, producing MPEPSQPALSDPTAHGADWGRHGTWQWRCHPCHWRVLGEPGHPPLVLLHGFGAASGHWRHNAAPLAAAGWCVYGLDLIGFGASSQPGPARRVRLDNRLWARQLQGFLEQVVQGPAVLVGHSLGGLVALSCSVFFPAWVRAVVAAPLPDPALLTAAEGDGIGAPRQAIWRRRLRLWSVRVLCRLLPLELIVPLIAHSPLLALGLQSAYHAPVLADGELLRLIARPARRPTAPRALRAMSIGMALRPHHATAPALLRRLRHPLLLIWGHQDRLVPPAVAQQCRRVRGELPLVMLERCGHCPHDEDPQGFHDALLGWLDGLQATASPAAAYLWGSSLPPSPPGP from the coding sequence TTGCCTGAGCCATCCCAGCCTGCCCTGTCCGATCCCACGGCTCACGGAGCCGACTGGGGACGCCATGGCACCTGGCAGTGGCGCTGCCATCCCTGCCACTGGCGCGTGCTGGGGGAGCCCGGACATCCGCCGCTGGTGCTGCTGCATGGCTTCGGAGCCGCCAGCGGCCACTGGCGCCACAACGCCGCCCCCCTGGCCGCGGCCGGCTGGTGCGTGTACGGCCTCGATCTGATCGGCTTCGGCGCCTCCAGCCAGCCCGGTCCCGCCCGCCGGGTGCGGCTCGACAACCGCCTCTGGGCTCGCCAGTTGCAGGGATTCCTGGAGCAGGTGGTGCAGGGGCCGGCGGTGCTGGTGGGCCATTCGCTCGGAGGCCTCGTGGCGCTCAGCTGCAGCGTCTTCTTCCCGGCCTGGGTGCGGGCCGTGGTGGCGGCCCCCCTGCCCGATCCCGCCCTGCTCACCGCGGCGGAGGGCGACGGGATCGGGGCGCCGCGCCAGGCCATCTGGCGCCGCCGGCTGCGGCTGTGGAGCGTGCGGGTCCTCTGCCGCCTGCTGCCGCTGGAGCTGATCGTGCCCCTGATCGCCCATTCACCGCTGCTGGCACTGGGGCTGCAGTCGGCCTATCACGCCCCCGTTCTGGCCGATGGCGAACTGCTGCGCCTGATCGCCAGGCCGGCCCGGCGCCCCACGGCTCCGCGGGCCCTGCGGGCGATGAGCATCGGCATGGCCCTGCGTCCGCATCACGCCACGGCGCCTGCGCTGCTGCGGCGGCTGCGCCATCCGCTGCTGCTGATCTGGGGCCATCAGGATCGCCTGGTGCCGCCGGCCGTGGCGCAGCAGTGTCGGCGCGTGCGCGGCGAGTTGCCGCTGGTGATGCTGGAGCGCTGCGGCCATTGTCCCCACGATGAGGATCCGCAGGGCTTCCATGACGCCCTGCTGGGCTGGCTGGACGGGCTCCAGGCCACCGCCTCCCCCGCTGCCGCGTACCTTTGGGGCTCATCGCTCCCCCCTTCGCCGCCCGGTCCATGA
- a CDS encoding N2,N2-dimethylguanosine tRNA methyltransferase: MITRQGGETPHYCEGQARVQLGGGFFRPDSRPARDLTVLLARLLARRGPLRLLDLMAGCGIRSLRCALEAGASSLWANDGDPDRLPLLESNLAAIPDAVELRCTALTAQRLLAGCLERQQRFELVDLDAFGCPSALVPLALDAVAFDGVLVLASSDGRSPTGHDRPAAVRRLGAAARAHPASWELALRLQLGVVAREAWAQGRGMTPLLSFSEGRTFRTAVRLRRSPAAGEEARLGLLAHCHGCGDQQVQPLLRLRAWAPCRCGLGGGPDGGNPGTQPPLAISGPLWIGPVQDPATLESLLEEAMNSPDSACPASLRLLKRLAADPGGTPRCWPLALIGRQLGGGPPTLQALVEALRHQGHGAWSSGVMDGQLRSDAPWADVLKTAADLRRDPGTARAAK; encoded by the coding sequence GTGATCACCCGCCAGGGGGGCGAGACGCCTCACTATTGCGAAGGCCAGGCGCGCGTGCAGCTCGGCGGAGGCTTCTTCCGGCCCGACTCCCGGCCTGCCCGCGATCTGACAGTGCTGCTGGCCCGCCTGCTGGCTCGGCGGGGACCGCTGCGCCTGCTGGATCTGATGGCCGGCTGCGGGATCCGCAGCCTGCGCTGCGCCCTTGAGGCGGGCGCCAGCAGCCTCTGGGCCAATGACGGCGACCCAGACCGCCTGCCGCTGCTGGAGAGCAACCTCGCCGCCATTCCCGACGCGGTGGAGCTTCGCTGCACCGCCCTGACGGCCCAGCGGCTGCTGGCGGGCTGCCTGGAGCGGCAGCAGCGCTTCGAGCTGGTGGATCTCGATGCCTTCGGCTGCCCCAGCGCCCTGGTGCCGCTGGCGCTGGATGCCGTGGCCTTCGACGGCGTGCTGGTTCTGGCAAGCAGCGACGGCCGATCCCCCACCGGCCACGACCGACCGGCGGCGGTGCGGCGGCTGGGTGCCGCCGCCCGCGCCCATCCCGCCAGCTGGGAGCTGGCCCTGCGCCTGCAGCTGGGCGTCGTGGCGCGCGAGGCCTGGGCCCAGGGCCGCGGGATGACACCGCTGCTGAGCTTCAGCGAAGGCCGCACCTTCCGAACGGCCGTACGGCTGCGGCGCAGCCCGGCGGCGGGCGAGGAGGCCCGGCTCGGTCTGCTGGCCCACTGCCACGGCTGCGGCGACCAGCAGGTGCAGCCGCTGCTGCGGCTGCGGGCCTGGGCCCCCTGCCGCTGCGGCCTGGGGGGCGGGCCCGATGGCGGCAACCCTGGAACACAACCGCCCCTGGCGATCAGCGGCCCGCTGTGGATCGGGCCGGTGCAGGACCCGGCCACCCTGGAGAGCCTGCTGGAGGAGGCCATGAACTCGCCTGACAGCGCCTGTCCGGCGAGCCTGCGGCTGCTGAAGCGTCTGGCCGCCGATCCGGGCGGCACGCCACGCTGCTGGCCCCTGGCGCTGATCGGCCGGCAGCTGGGCGGCGGCCCTCCGACGCTGCAGGCACTAGTGGAGGCCCTGCGGCATCAGGGCCATGGCGCCTGGAGCAGCGGAGTGATGGACGGGCAGCTGCGCAGCGACGCCCCCTGGGCGGACGTCCTGAAAACCGCCGCCGACCTGCGGCGAGATCCCGGGACCGCCAGGGCTGCTAAATAG
- the petM gene encoding cytochrome b6-f complex subunit PetM: MASEIFGTAAMFWVLIPVGLAGGALLLKLLKD; this comes from the coding sequence ATGGCCTCTGAAATCTTCGGCACCGCCGCCATGTTCTGGGTGCTGATCCCGGTGGGCCTGGCCGGAGGCGCCCTGCTCCTGAAGCTGCTCAAGGACTGA
- a CDS encoding NAD(P)H-binding protein, translated as MQVLVVGGTGTLGRQIARQALDAGHSVRCMVRSPRKAAFLQEWGSELTRGDLLEPDSLDYALEGQEAVIDAATARASDSLSCYEIDWTGKQNLFAACRRAGVSRVVFLSVLDAARHRQVPLMDIKACSEAWLAASDLDYTILQVAAFMQGLISQFAIPVLENQTVWVSGTPTPIAYMNTQDVARFAVAALSHPETVRRSFPVVGPRAWNTGEITQLCERYTGKSARVVRVSPVLLKLMQSVTSFFEGSLNVAERLAFAEVVNAGSAFDAPMEETYAAFGLDPADTTRLEDYLREYYDTILKRLREMESDLDKEAKKKLPF; from the coding sequence ATGCAGGTTCTGGTCGTCGGTGGCACGGGCACGCTCGGACGCCAGATCGCCCGGCAGGCCCTCGACGCCGGCCACAGTGTGCGCTGCATGGTGCGCTCCCCCCGCAAGGCCGCCTTCCTGCAGGAATGGGGCTCTGAGCTCACGCGCGGCGATCTGCTCGAGCCCGACAGCCTGGACTACGCGCTCGAGGGCCAGGAGGCCGTCATCGATGCCGCCACCGCCCGCGCCAGCGACAGTCTGAGCTGTTACGAGATCGACTGGACCGGCAAGCAGAACCTGTTCGCCGCCTGCCGCCGGGCCGGCGTGTCCCGGGTGGTCTTTCTCTCGGTTCTCGATGCGGCCCGCCATCGCCAGGTGCCGCTGATGGACATCAAGGCGTGCAGCGAAGCCTGGCTCGCCGCCTCGGATCTGGACTACACGATCCTGCAGGTGGCCGCCTTCATGCAGGGTCTGATCAGCCAGTTCGCCATCCCGGTGCTGGAGAACCAGACCGTCTGGGTGAGCGGCACGCCGACGCCGATCGCTTACATGAACACCCAGGACGTGGCCCGCTTCGCGGTGGCGGCCCTGAGTCATCCCGAAACGGTGCGCCGCTCCTTCCCCGTGGTTGGCCCCAGGGCCTGGAACACCGGCGAGATCACCCAGCTCTGCGAGCGCTACACCGGCAAGTCGGCGCGTGTGGTGCGCGTCTCGCCGGTGCTGCTGAAGCTGATGCAGTCGGTGACCTCCTTCTTCGAGGGCAGCCTCAACGTGGCCGAGCGGCTCGCCTTCGCCGAGGTGGTGAACGCCGGCTCCGCCTTCGACGCCCCAATGGAGGAGACCTACGCCGCCTTCGGGCTCGATCCGGCCGACACCACCCGTCTGGAGGACTACCTGCGCGAGTACTACGACACCATCCTCAAGCGCCTGCGCGAGATGGAATCGGACCTCGACAAGGAGGCCAAGAAGAAGCTGCCCTTCTGA